One Streptomyces sp. NBC_01217 genomic region harbors:
- a CDS encoding cupin domain-containing protein, whose amino-acid sequence MVNNEPVVNPPENQEQRSEAWKTAVTVIQEAKPPHVPEGAEVMTVMVEFPPGDPGTPPHRHFGPAFGYVLEGEMLFELEGEPERVIRAGEAFWEPGGDVIHYQDGNNRTDVRSRFVVTMMCEPGKPMLVLVDEDELAQRKDRRAPRPS is encoded by the coding sequence ATGGTGAACAACGAACCGGTGGTAAACCCTCCAGAGAATCAGGAGCAGCGGTCCGAGGCCTGGAAGACGGCAGTCACCGTGATCCAGGAGGCGAAACCGCCCCACGTTCCGGAGGGCGCAGAGGTCATGACCGTGATGGTCGAGTTTCCCCCCGGAGACCCCGGCACACCTCCGCACCGGCACTTCGGACCGGCCTTCGGCTACGTGCTGGAGGGCGAGATGCTGTTCGAGCTGGAGGGAGAGCCCGAGCGGGTGATCCGGGCCGGGGAGGCGTTCTGGGAGCCGGGAGGCGATGTGATCCACTACCAGGACGGCAACAACCGCACGGACGTGCGGAGTCGGTTCGTCGTCACGATGATGTGCGAGCCCGGCAAGCCCATGCTCGTCCTCGTCGACGAGGACGAGCTGGCACAGCGCAAGGACAGGCGAGCTCCCCGGCCGTCCTAG
- a CDS encoding TIGR03620 family F420-dependent LLM class oxidoreductase encodes MTEGNPPLPVDLPALKQRLGRTGVWLSSLSEATADDERRAVAVIEELGYGTLWFAEGPTGKEALTHAAVLLSASKRLMIATGIANIYGRDATAAANGARTLSEAWQNRFVLGLGVSHVPLVSGRGHDYGKPVSTMRAYLDAMDATPVGAPVPEPVPRVLAALRPRMLELAATRGQGAHTYFVTPEHTRRARETLGPDPLLVPEQAVVVDTDPERARAAARGYAALYLSLPNYLNNLRELGFSDSDFKDGGSDALIDAVVPWGDPETLAEHIGAHYRAGADHVAVQPIAQTLDRQLEDLRLLAPVLLR; translated from the coding sequence ATGACTGAAGGAAACCCTCCCCTTCCCGTCGACCTGCCCGCCCTCAAACAGCGCCTGGGCCGCACGGGCGTGTGGCTCTCGTCGTTGTCCGAGGCGACGGCGGACGACGAGCGGCGTGCCGTCGCCGTCATCGAGGAACTCGGTTACGGGACGCTGTGGTTCGCCGAGGGCCCCACCGGGAAGGAGGCGCTGACCCACGCGGCCGTCCTGTTGTCCGCGAGCAAGCGCCTGATGATCGCCACCGGCATCGCCAACATCTACGGACGCGACGCGACCGCCGCGGCCAACGGCGCCAGGACGCTCTCCGAAGCGTGGCAGAACCGCTTCGTGCTGGGGCTCGGCGTCAGCCACGTGCCACTTGTCAGCGGCCGCGGGCACGACTACGGCAAACCGGTGTCCACCATGCGGGCGTACCTCGACGCCATGGACGCGACCCCCGTCGGCGCTCCGGTGCCCGAGCCGGTGCCGCGCGTGCTCGCTGCCTTGCGCCCGAGGATGCTGGAGCTCGCGGCGACGCGGGGCCAGGGGGCGCACACCTACTTCGTCACGCCCGAACACACCCGCAGGGCCCGGGAGACCCTCGGCCCCGATCCCCTCCTCGTCCCCGAGCAGGCAGTGGTGGTCGACACCGACCCCGAGCGGGCACGAGCCGCCGCCCGCGGGTACGCGGCCCTGTACCTGTCGCTGCCCAACTATCTGAACAACCTGCGCGAACTGGGCTTCTCCGACTCCGATTTCAAGGACGGAGGCAGCGACGCACTCATCGACGCGGTCGTCCCGTGGGGCGATCCCGAGACGCTGGCTGAGCACATCGGAGCGCACTACCGGGCCGGTGCCGACCACGTCGCCGTGCAGCCCATCGCGCAGACACTCGACCGGCAACTGGAAGACCTGCGGCTGCTCGCCCCCGTCCTGCTTCGCTGA
- a CDS encoding SpoIIE family protein phosphatase, whose translation MGAPDAFPQGPGSVGVGPTEPGGLLDVLGVAAVVLDSSGRITLWSPQAEELFGWTADEALGRFAAQLLVAPEHFDLVLHLFAQVMSSGESWAGVFPVQHRDGTTRLVEFRNMRLLDEHGESYALGIATDQATLREVERDLALSVRLVAQSPIGLAVLDTDLRYVMVNPALEHLNGLSAADHIGCDVHKVLRFLDDPGAVASMMQQVLDTGRPLVNRFIVGRSPTVPGEQIARSVSYYRLEDPAGRVLGVAASVVDVTDQHRAGVEAADARKRLATIARASVMVGTTLDVEQTARELADILVPELADLAAVDILDAVLDDRPASPVSPGAPAVFRALAVTAAYPTEAVSAADPTGHIAAYGADRLITRCVTTGRPVLVNRVTHADLRHIAAEPRGAVLLAQAGLHAYLAVPLIARGEVLGAMDLCRTRNPLPFDPDDVVLAGELAARAAVCIDNARSYQNQRRTALTLQRHLMTHRLPQPAGLEIAYRYQPAQASAEVGGDWFDAIPVAGDKTALVIGDVMGSGITAAATMGQLRTASRTLADLDLDPAEVLLHLDHIADGLDPGFATCIYAVYDPHCMQCTIALAGHLPPVLTRSGRPPELVDLPTGTPLGVSATTFEQTILQLGGGDQLLLYTDGLVETRDQPIDTRLNTLLDLLAEPQRTLEATCDHLLGALRREGDHDDVSLLISRTHTRRP comes from the coding sequence GTGGGCGCCCCTGATGCGTTCCCGCAGGGCCCGGGCTCGGTGGGGGTCGGCCCGACCGAGCCCGGCGGGCTGCTGGACGTGCTGGGCGTGGCGGCGGTGGTGCTGGACAGTTCGGGACGCATCACGCTGTGGAGTCCGCAGGCGGAGGAGCTGTTCGGCTGGACCGCGGACGAAGCGCTGGGCCGGTTCGCGGCCCAGCTGCTGGTGGCCCCGGAACACTTCGACCTCGTCCTGCACCTGTTCGCGCAGGTGATGAGCAGCGGTGAGAGCTGGGCCGGGGTGTTCCCCGTGCAGCACAGGGACGGCACCACGCGGCTGGTGGAGTTCCGCAACATGCGGCTGCTGGACGAGCACGGAGAGTCATACGCCCTGGGCATCGCGACCGATCAGGCCACTTTGCGGGAAGTGGAACGGGACCTGGCGCTGTCGGTGCGACTGGTGGCCCAGTCCCCGATCGGGCTGGCGGTCCTGGACACCGACCTGCGCTACGTGATGGTCAACCCGGCGCTGGAGCATCTCAACGGCCTGTCGGCCGCCGACCACATCGGCTGTGACGTCCACAAGGTCCTCCGGTTCCTGGACGATCCCGGGGCTGTCGCGTCGATGATGCAGCAGGTTCTGGACACCGGCAGACCGTTGGTCAACCGCTTTATCGTGGGCCGGTCACCGACCGTTCCCGGCGAGCAAATCGCCCGGTCCGTGTCGTACTACCGGCTCGAGGACCCGGCGGGGCGGGTTCTGGGCGTGGCGGCGTCGGTGGTGGATGTGACCGACCAACACCGCGCCGGCGTGGAAGCGGCCGATGCCCGCAAGCGGCTGGCGACCATTGCCCGGGCGTCGGTGATGGTGGGCACCACTTTGGACGTGGAACAGACCGCCCGGGAGCTGGCCGACATCCTGGTGCCCGAGCTGGCCGACCTGGCCGCTGTCGACATCCTCGACGCGGTCCTCGACGACCGGCCGGCGAGCCCGGTGTCCCCCGGAGCGCCGGCCGTGTTCCGGGCGCTGGCAGTCACCGCTGCCTACCCCACCGAGGCCGTCTCCGCGGCCGACCCGACCGGGCACATCGCCGCCTACGGCGCCGACCGCCTCATCACCCGGTGTGTGACCACCGGCCGTCCCGTCCTGGTGAACCGGGTGACCCATGCGGACCTGCGGCACATCGCTGCCGAGCCGCGGGGAGCCGTGCTCCTGGCCCAGGCGGGCCTACACGCCTACCTGGCCGTACCGCTGATCGCCCGCGGGGAAGTCCTGGGTGCCATGGACCTGTGCCGCACCCGCAACCCGCTGCCGTTCGACCCCGACGATGTCGTCCTGGCGGGTGAGCTGGCTGCCCGCGCCGCGGTGTGCATCGACAATGCCCGCTCGTACCAGAACCAGCGTCGCACCGCCCTGACCCTGCAACGCCACCTCATGACCCACCGGCTCCCTCAGCCGGCCGGCCTGGAGATCGCCTACCGCTATCAGCCCGCCCAGGCCTCCGCGGAGGTCGGCGGCGACTGGTTCGACGCCATTCCCGTGGCGGGGGACAAGACCGCCCTGGTGATCGGCGACGTGATGGGCAGCGGTATCACCGCTGCCGCGACCATGGGACAGCTCCGGACTGCCTCCCGTACCCTGGCCGACCTCGATCTCGACCCCGCGGAGGTCCTTCTGCACCTCGACCACATCGCCGACGGCCTGGACCCCGGCTTCGCCACCTGCATCTACGCCGTATACGACCCGCATTGCATGCAATGCACCATTGCACTCGCAGGCCACCTGCCGCCCGTCCTGACCCGCTCCGGCCGCCCGCCCGAACTCGTCGACCTGCCCACCGGAACTCCGCTCGGAGTCAGCGCCACCACGTTCGAGCAGACCATCCTGCAGCTCGGCGGCGGCGACCAGCTGCTGCTCTACACCGACGGTCTCGTCGAAACCCGCGACCAACCCATCGACACCCGCCTGAACACCCTCCTCGACCTCCTCGCCGAGCCGCAACGCACACTCGAAGCCACCTGCGACCACCTCCTGGGCGCGCTGCGCCGAGAGGGCGACCACGACGACGTCTCCCTTCTCATCTCCCGCACACACACCCGGCGACCGTGA
- a CDS encoding FadR/GntR family transcriptional regulator, translating into MSRSELSLSERLADNIVEIIRSEHLGPGDALESSRDLARRFGVTTPTVREALRRLEATDVVEFRHGSGTYVGPGIGRRLMANPHLPRSTRASVLELVKARLVLEPAIAATAASVRVAEAVRELEASSANALHPPEESLRQSVHFHVALAAASGNALLRETVEALLQVRARDQVEIRHRYNDRARDHAEHLEILDAVRDGDAASAEQLTRAHLVSIRDAVLAADFPTDEPADSPAAGLPGEWEGGRS; encoded by the coding sequence ATGAGTCGCAGTGAGTTGTCGTTGTCCGAGCGCCTCGCGGACAACATCGTCGAGATCATCCGTTCGGAACACCTCGGCCCCGGGGATGCCCTGGAGTCCTCGCGAGACCTGGCGCGCCGCTTCGGGGTCACCACGCCCACGGTCCGCGAGGCGCTGCGCAGGCTGGAGGCCACGGATGTGGTGGAGTTCCGGCATGGTTCCGGTACGTATGTGGGGCCGGGCATAGGGCGCAGGCTGATGGCCAACCCGCACCTGCCGCGCAGTACCCGTGCTTCCGTGCTCGAACTGGTCAAGGCCCGGCTGGTACTCGAACCGGCCATCGCGGCCACCGCGGCGAGTGTCCGAGTGGCCGAAGCGGTACGGGAGTTGGAGGCCTCCTCCGCCAACGCACTGCATCCGCCCGAGGAGTCCCTGCGTCAATCGGTGCACTTCCATGTCGCCCTGGCCGCCGCCAGCGGCAACGCCCTGCTCCGGGAGACCGTCGAGGCCCTGCTCCAGGTCCGCGCACGGGACCAGGTGGAGATCCGTCACCGCTACAACGACCGGGCGCGGGACCACGCCGAGCATCTTGAGATCCTCGACGCCGTACGCGACGGCGACGCGGCATCGGCCGAGCAACTCACCCGCGCGCACCTGGTGTCGATCCGGGACGCGGTCCTCGCGGCCGACTTCCCCACCGATGAACCGGCGGACAGTCCGGCGGCCGGCCTGCCCGGCGAGTGGGAAGGCGGTCGGTCATGA
- a CDS encoding creatininase family protein: MSSGRLLRLAEMTTVEAADAVTSSPVVILPAGAFEQHGPGMPLATDSLRAEAVAERVAAGLAGRAVIGPSLPVGVSPHHLAFAGTVTLSTTTFATVVREYVDSLHRHGWRKILVITGHGGNNAALTTVAQDLLTTRPGLEFAWTPLTALASDVVTGMRVSEVHGHSGEAETAQMLHLVPRLVHSERLVPGARTAADLDPLARLSRHSGHPTLTVGYDRLTPNGVLGDPRRATAAQGQAIVDTAVSRIVAFVQEWLDA, encoded by the coding sequence ATGAGCTCCGGACGGCTCCTGCGGCTCGCCGAGATGACGACGGTCGAGGCCGCCGACGCGGTGACGTCCAGTCCGGTGGTGATCCTGCCGGCCGGCGCGTTCGAGCAGCACGGCCCGGGAATGCCACTGGCCACGGATTCCCTGCGCGCGGAGGCCGTGGCCGAGCGAGTGGCCGCGGGGCTGGCCGGCCGGGCGGTCATCGGCCCCTCCCTGCCGGTAGGCGTCTCCCCGCACCATCTGGCGTTCGCGGGCACCGTGACCCTGTCCACCACGACCTTCGCCACCGTGGTCCGGGAGTACGTCGACAGCCTCCACCGGCACGGCTGGCGGAAGATCCTCGTAATCACCGGTCACGGCGGCAACAACGCCGCCCTGACCACGGTGGCGCAGGACCTGCTCACCACCCGCCCCGGTCTTGAGTTCGCATGGACCCCACTGACCGCGCTGGCCTCCGACGTCGTAACCGGCATGCGCGTCAGCGAGGTCCACGGACACAGCGGTGAGGCCGAGACCGCGCAGATGCTGCACCTCGTACCCCGACTCGTGCACAGCGAACGTCTCGTACCCGGAGCGAGGACAGCCGCTGATCTCGATCCCCTCGCACGGCTCTCCCGGCACAGCGGCCACCCCACGCTCACGGTCGGCTACGACCGGCTCACCCCCAACGGTGTGCTCGGTGACCCGCGCCGCGCCACAGCCGCCCAGGGGCAGGCGATCGTGGACACCGCCGTGTCGCGGATCGTCGCCTTCGTCCAGGAGTGGCTGGACGCCTAG
- a CDS encoding alpha/beta hydrolase family esterase: MKWTSHDVRRRARDRVLRRTAVATAALALIGGVSVPTTAAAAAPGGAAASGCRQPAPQQPGTSRLQTLTSGGLARTYQLHLPADYAGHDNWPVVLAFHGRGNTGAGTEEFSGLSGLPAIVAYPDGVVGTGDGDRQAWQGAPYAAPGIDDIAFTGDLIDELARTLCVDRQRVYATGKSNGAGFTGLLACRMADRIAAIAPVAGAFYPATGEDCRPARPMPVIDFHGTGDATIPYAGDADRGLPAIPDWTAAWAERNNCHARPQIRTIEPDITVTRRTGCRHGAEVRHIAITDGGHTWPGADSYSGGGYVTRTIEAHEVMWQFLRQYRTPRSFLR; the protein is encoded by the coding sequence ATGAAATGGACCTCGCACGACGTTCGGCGCCGAGCCCGGGACCGTGTCCTGCGGCGCACTGCCGTGGCCACGGCCGCACTCGCCCTCATCGGCGGGGTGTCGGTCCCCACCACAGCAGCGGCCGCCGCCCCCGGCGGCGCTGCGGCGAGCGGCTGCCGGCAGCCCGCCCCGCAACAGCCGGGCACGAGCCGGCTCCAGACCCTGACCAGCGGCGGGCTCGCCCGTACGTATCAGCTCCATCTGCCCGCCGACTACGCCGGGCACGACAACTGGCCCGTCGTCCTCGCCTTCCACGGCCGGGGCAACACCGGAGCCGGCACCGAGGAGTTCTCCGGCCTCTCCGGGCTCCCGGCGATCGTGGCGTACCCCGACGGCGTCGTGGGGACCGGTGACGGCGACCGGCAGGCCTGGCAGGGCGCGCCGTACGCCGCACCCGGCATCGACGACATCGCGTTCACCGGCGACCTGATCGACGAACTGGCCCGCACGCTCTGTGTCGACCGGCAACGGGTCTACGCCACCGGGAAGTCCAACGGCGCGGGCTTCACCGGTCTGCTCGCCTGCCGGATGGCCGACCGCATCGCCGCAATCGCACCGGTGGCAGGCGCCTTCTACCCCGCCACCGGCGAGGACTGCCGCCCGGCACGCCCGATGCCGGTCATCGACTTCCACGGCACGGGGGACGCCACGATCCCCTACGCCGGTGACGCCGACCGCGGTCTGCCCGCCATCCCCGACTGGACGGCCGCCTGGGCCGAGCGCAACAACTGCCACGCCCGCCCGCAGATCCGCACGATCGAGCCCGACATCACGGTCACCCGCCGGACCGGCTGCCGGCACGGCGCAGAGGTGCGTCACATCGCCATCACCGACGGCGGCCACACCTGGCCGGGCGCCGACAGCTACAGCGGCGGCGGCTACGTCACGCGAACCATCGAGGCGCACGAGGTGATGTGGCAGTTCCTGCGCCAGTACCGGACCCCGAGAAGCTTCCTCCGCTGA
- a CDS encoding AbgT family transporter: MSTPTTPAPPGTPNVVPDEPRLPLIIRAMAVIERAGNALPHPFWLFWILSAVLAVISAVLATMDVSVVSPADGKTVVVQSLLSGDGLAMVVSTMIENFATFPPMATIVVVIMGVAVAERSGFLAALMRVGVSRIPAAWVVFAVAFAGTVAHVASAAAYIILVPLGGLAFRAVGRSPILGIVVAYTAIASGYDASPLPTPNDAIFAGITTAAAQIVGGDEAYVSPLSNWFFNIVSSLLLAAVITLMTKFVLSKRLDLDADPDAELDDLGRLTLHEKERSALRRALCTLLVVVAVLTAVILPESSPLRGDGGSIVESPFLDGIAAVVAFLFGLVGVVYGLRSGSIAKAGDVPKLMGRGIMQMAPVLVLFFAIAQFLAYFDWTHLGDVLAVRAAEALQSSGMPIVVVFLLILLLLTLVNVMVTSGSAMWALAAPVLVPMLMLVSVPAETTQALFRIADSGSTAITPMSPYFVMALGFLQRYRKSAGIGTLASYTLPLAVAMTAAWTLLFLAWWVLGIPLGPGAPVR, encoded by the coding sequence ATGAGCACCCCGACGACCCCCGCACCACCCGGCACACCGAACGTGGTGCCCGACGAACCCCGACTGCCTCTGATCATCCGCGCGATGGCGGTCATCGAACGCGCGGGCAACGCCCTGCCGCACCCGTTCTGGCTGTTCTGGATCCTGTCCGCCGTCCTCGCCGTCATCAGCGCCGTGCTGGCCACGATGGACGTCTCCGTCGTCTCACCGGCCGACGGCAAGACCGTGGTGGTGCAGAGCCTGCTGAGCGGCGACGGGCTGGCGATGGTGGTCTCGACGATGATCGAGAACTTCGCCACGTTCCCCCCGATGGCGACCATCGTCGTCGTCATCATGGGGGTCGCCGTCGCCGAACGCAGCGGCTTCCTGGCGGCGTTGATGCGGGTGGGCGTCTCGCGCATCCCCGCGGCTTGGGTCGTGTTCGCCGTGGCGTTCGCCGGCACCGTGGCGCATGTCGCCTCGGCCGCCGCGTACATCATTCTGGTGCCCCTCGGAGGGCTGGCCTTCCGGGCGGTGGGCCGCTCGCCGATCCTCGGCATCGTCGTCGCCTACACCGCGATCGCCTCCGGGTACGACGCGAGCCCGCTGCCCACCCCCAACGATGCCATCTTCGCGGGCATCACCACGGCTGCCGCGCAGATCGTCGGTGGCGACGAGGCGTACGTTTCCCCGCTGAGCAACTGGTTCTTCAACATCGTGTCCTCGCTGCTGCTGGCCGCCGTGATCACACTGATGACGAAGTTCGTGCTCAGCAAGCGCCTCGATCTCGACGCCGACCCGGACGCCGAACTCGACGACCTCGGGCGGCTGACCCTCCACGAGAAGGAGCGCTCGGCGCTGCGCCGCGCGCTCTGCACGCTGCTGGTGGTCGTCGCGGTGCTGACCGCGGTGATCCTGCCGGAGTCCTCACCGCTGCGGGGCGACGGCGGCAGCATCGTGGAATCGCCGTTCCTCGACGGCATAGCCGCTGTCGTCGCCTTCCTCTTCGGTCTGGTGGGCGTCGTCTACGGGCTGCGCTCGGGCTCGATCGCCAAGGCCGGGGACGTGCCGAAGCTGATGGGCCGGGGCATCATGCAGATGGCACCGGTGCTCGTTCTCTTCTTCGCCATCGCGCAGTTCCTCGCGTACTTCGACTGGACCCACCTCGGCGACGTGCTCGCGGTCAGGGCCGCAGAAGCACTGCAATCCAGCGGAATGCCGATCGTCGTCGTCTTTCTGCTGATCCTTCTCCTGTTGACGCTGGTGAACGTCATGGTCACCAGCGGCTCGGCGATGTGGGCCCTGGCAGCGCCGGTGCTGGTTCCGATGCTGATGCTCGTGAGCGTCCCTGCGGAGACGACGCAGGCGCTCTTCCGGATCGCGGACTCCGGCTCCACGGCCATCACGCCGATGAGTCCGTACTTCGTGATGGCGCTGGGCTTCCTCCAGCGGTACCGCAAGAGCGCGGGCATCGGCACGCTCGCCTCGTACACCCTGCCGCTGGCCGTCGCGATGACCGCTGCCTGGACGCTGTTGTTCCTCGCCTGGTGGGTTCTGGGCATTCCTCTGGGCCCGGGTGCCCCGGTCCGCTGA
- a CDS encoding NPP1 family protein: MNNRAPIRKVSLVIGSAIALVIAASGSAFADPPTALPANADGLEQTFQPAYDYDTDGCYPTPAIGSDGAVAPGLNTTGAVNGQCRDSWDLDNTNGYARYKCNNGWCAIMYGLYFEKDQAVAGSGLGGHRHDWEHVVVWVQDNEARYVSTSAHGNFNVYGRDQIRWDGTHPKIVYHKDGISTHCFRPATSNDEPPENHYHGWQFPSLVGWNGFPAGLRDKLTQADFGSAVFGLKDGNFNYHLEKAKPANIPFDPNA; this comes from the coding sequence GTGAACAACAGAGCACCGATCCGCAAGGTCTCGCTCGTCATCGGCAGCGCCATCGCGCTGGTCATCGCCGCTTCCGGCAGCGCTTTCGCCGACCCGCCCACCGCCTTGCCCGCGAACGCGGACGGACTGGAGCAGACGTTCCAACCCGCGTACGACTACGACACGGACGGCTGCTACCCCACTCCCGCCATAGGCTCCGACGGGGCCGTAGCACCTGGCCTCAACACCACCGGGGCCGTCAACGGCCAGTGTCGTGACTCCTGGGACCTCGACAACACCAACGGATACGCCCGCTACAAGTGCAACAACGGCTGGTGCGCCATCATGTACGGGCTCTATTTCGAGAAGGACCAGGCCGTGGCCGGCAGTGGGCTCGGCGGGCACAGGCACGACTGGGAGCACGTCGTCGTGTGGGTGCAGGACAACGAGGCCCGCTACGTATCCACCTCCGCCCACGGCAACTTCAACGTCTACGGCCGCGACCAGATCCGGTGGGACGGAACACACCCAAAGATCGTCTACCACAAGGACGGCATCAGCACGCACTGCTTCCGCCCCGCGACCTCCAATGACGAGCCGCCGGAGAACCACTACCACGGGTGGCAGTTCCCCAGCCTGGTCGGCTGGAACGGCTTCCCCGCAGGCCTGCGGGACAAGCTGACCCAGGCCGACTTCGGCAGCGCCGTCTTCGGCCTCAAGGACGGCAATTTCAACTACCACCTCGAAAAGGCCAAGCCGGCAAATATCCCGTTCGACCCCAACGCCTGA
- a CDS encoding pectate lyase has protein sequence MTRRDFTRLVAVPALGSLAGPAATPAQAAEHRTGNARSRPVRAMRRAAVFMDEHVSHRGAYVWSYLPDLSTTWGEMQARRTMCWVQPPGTPSVGHSLLDAYHATGDEAHYRAAERTGLALVDAQLPVGGWNYIHDFAGKASLRDWYSTIGANGWRLEEFQHFYGNATFDDAGTSSAAQLILRLYVERRHTKFRAALNRVIDFLLKAQLRGGPADGGWPQRFPSFSGAVRDMPWPEQRPSWLPADVQHGMEDGDYTPHVTFNDDVLGENIKFLLMCASVLGRRDLNRPVLRAMACLHRLQQPGPQAGWGLQHLAYPVGGRPAGAPASARSYEPRALTTHTTQTNIRQLFHYFRLTGDPAYLRRVPEAIAWLESCPLSSEQKQGNPLLKNATHPTFVELGTNRARFTHRFGSNIRNGAYYYDYDHRNTLSHYSGGRSIDVEGLKATYDELMALSRAEIADLRARSPLTPGRPGELPTYFSIRDLDLTDLFRDAPLALPTVTAAQADALVADLGDKDHWLTPIGTTTNPYHGQPSTLPYDGTAYMSKNVGDTYDTSPYNPADPPAEAPYQPHESTLGITSAAYTANMARLIAYVSA, from the coding sequence ATGACCCGTCGTGACTTCACCCGTCTCGTCGCAGTGCCCGCGCTCGGCTCGCTCGCAGGCCCGGCGGCAACTCCGGCGCAGGCCGCCGAGCACCGCACCGGCAACGCCCGCAGCCGTCCGGTCCGCGCCATGCGACGTGCGGCGGTCTTCATGGACGAGCACGTGTCCCACCGGGGCGCATACGTGTGGAGCTACCTGCCCGATCTCTCCACCACCTGGGGCGAGATGCAGGCCAGGCGCACCATGTGCTGGGTCCAACCTCCCGGCACCCCCAGCGTCGGGCACAGCCTGCTGGACGCGTACCACGCCACGGGCGACGAGGCCCACTACCGTGCGGCCGAACGCACCGGACTCGCACTGGTCGACGCCCAACTCCCGGTCGGGGGCTGGAACTACATCCACGACTTCGCCGGCAAGGCCTCACTGCGCGACTGGTACTCCACCATCGGCGCGAACGGCTGGCGGCTCGAGGAGTTCCAGCACTTCTACGGCAACGCCACCTTCGACGACGCGGGCACCTCCAGCGCGGCCCAGCTGATCCTGCGCCTGTACGTGGAGCGGCGGCACACGAAGTTCAGGGCGGCCCTGAACCGGGTCATCGACTTCCTGCTGAAGGCACAGCTGCGCGGTGGTCCGGCGGACGGCGGATGGCCCCAGCGCTTCCCGTCGTTCTCCGGTGCTGTCCGTGACATGCCCTGGCCCGAACAGCGGCCCTCCTGGCTACCGGCGGATGTCCAGCACGGCATGGAGGACGGCGACTACACACCGCATGTCACCTTCAACGACGACGTGCTGGGCGAGAACATCAAATTCCTCCTCATGTGCGCCTCGGTGCTCGGCCGGCGCGACCTCAACCGTCCGGTGCTTCGGGCGATGGCCTGCCTGCATCGGCTGCAACAGCCCGGGCCGCAGGCCGGATGGGGGCTGCAGCACCTCGCGTACCCGGTCGGAGGCCGTCCCGCGGGCGCCCCGGCCAGTGCCCGCTCGTACGAGCCGCGCGCCCTGACCACCCACACCACGCAGACGAACATCCGTCAGCTGTTCCACTACTTCCGGCTCACCGGCGATCCCGCCTACCTGCGGCGCGTGCCCGAGGCCATCGCATGGCTGGAATCCTGCCCGCTCAGCAGCGAACAGAAGCAGGGGAACCCACTGCTGAAGAACGCCACGCACCCGACCTTCGTGGAGCTGGGCACCAATCGCGCCCGTTTCACACATCGCTTCGGATCCAACATCCGCAACGGCGCCTACTACTACGACTACGACCACCGCAACACCCTGAGTCACTACTCCGGCGGACGCTCCATCGACGTCGAAGGGCTCAAGGCGACGTACGACGAGCTGATGGCTCTGAGCCGTGCGGAGATCGCCGATCTACGGGCCAGGTCACCGCTCACACCCGGCCGGCCGGGCGAGCTGCCGACCTACTTCAGCATCCGAGACCTCGACCTGACGGACCTCTTCCGCGACGCACCGCTCGCGCTGCCCACGGTGACCGCCGCTCAGGCGGATGCCCTGGTCGCGGACCTGGGAGACAAGGACCACTGGCTCACCCCCATCGGGACCACCACCAACCCCTACCACGGCCAGCCCTCCACCCTCCCGTACGACGGCACGGCCTACATGAGCAAGAACGTCGGTGACACGTACGACACCTCGCCGTACAACCCGGCGGACCCGCCGGCCGAAGCGCCCTACCAGCCGCACGAGAGCACCCTGGGGATCACCTCCGCGGCCTACACGGCCAACATGGCCAGGCTCATCGCGTACGTGTCCGCCTGA